In Pseudovibrio brasiliensis, the following are encoded in one genomic region:
- the fabD gene encoding ACP S-malonyltransferase, translating to MTIAFTFPGQGSQTVGMGKELANTFPEARAVFEEVDAALGQSLTKIMWEGPADELTLTANTQPALMAVSLATMRVLEAKGVDLSKAASFVAGHSLGEYSALAAAGSLSIADAARLLRIRGDAMQKAVPVGEGAMAALLGLDFDQAMEVAQEAAQGEVCQAANDNATGQVVVSGHKAAVERACEIAKGKGARRAVLLPVSAPFHCSLMQPAADAMAKALAEVEIKAPAVPLIANVLAAPITDPEEIRTRLVEQVTGTVRWRESVSWMADNGVTTLVEIGTGKVLTGMVRRIVKSLEGVAVNTAEDIDALVARLEGAES from the coding sequence ATGACTATTGCATTTACATTTCCCGGACAGGGTAGCCAGACGGTTGGAATGGGTAAGGAACTTGCCAACACGTTCCCGGAAGCGCGCGCTGTATTTGAGGAAGTTGATGCAGCTCTCGGTCAGTCTCTGACCAAGATCATGTGGGAAGGTCCGGCAGACGAGCTGACCCTCACTGCAAACACCCAGCCAGCTCTGATGGCTGTCAGCCTCGCCACCATGCGTGTGCTTGAGGCAAAAGGTGTTGACCTGTCCAAAGCTGCAAGCTTCGTTGCTGGTCACTCACTTGGTGAATACTCTGCACTGGCAGCAGCTGGCTCTCTGAGCATCGCTGACGCTGCCCGCCTGCTGCGCATCCGCGGCGATGCAATGCAGAAAGCAGTCCCGGTAGGTGAGGGCGCAATGGCAGCTCTCCTCGGTCTGGACTTCGATCAGGCGATGGAAGTGGCGCAGGAAGCTGCGCAAGGCGAAGTCTGTCAGGCAGCGAACGACAACGCGACCGGTCAGGTTGTTGTGTCCGGCCACAAGGCAGCTGTAGAGCGCGCCTGTGAGATCGCAAAAGGCAAGGGCGCTCGCCGCGCTGTTCTTCTTCCTGTATCCGCACCATTCCATTGCTCCCTGATGCAGCCTGCAGCAGACGCAATGGCAAAGGCGCTGGCTGAAGTAGAAATCAAGGCACCGGCAGTTCCGCTCATTGCAAACGTTCTGGCCGCTCCAATCACCGATCCGGAAGAAATCCGCACTCGTCTGGTTGAGCAGGTCACAGGTACCGTGCGCTGGCGCGAATCTGTAAGCTGGATGGCGGACAACGGTGTGACCACTCTGGTTGAGATCGGCACTGGCAAAGTGTTGACCGGCATGGTGCGCCGCATCGTGAAGTCTCTGGAAGGTGTTGCAGTCAACACAGCAGAAGACATTGATGCACTCGTTGCGCGTCTTGAAGGCGCTGAGAGCTAA
- the fabG gene encoding 3-oxoacyl-[acyl-carrier-protein] reductase, with amino-acid sequence MFNLEGKSALVTGATGGIGEAIARALHAQGATVTLSGTREAKLEALASDLGDRVHIKAANLSDRESVDALVPAAEEMMGGLDILVNNAGITRDNIFMRMKDEEWDQVLEVNLSATFRICRAAIKGMMKRRQGRIIGITSVVGVTGNAGQVNYSAAKAGMIGMSKSLAQEVASRKITVNTIAPGFISTAMTDELNEKQRESILGNVPAGRLGTADEIAGAAVYLASDEAAYVTGQTLHVNGGMAMI; translated from the coding sequence ATGTTCAATTTAGAAGGTAAAAGCGCACTTGTAACCGGCGCGACCGGTGGCATTGGTGAAGCAATTGCACGCGCACTTCACGCGCAGGGCGCAACCGTGACCCTGTCCGGCACCCGCGAAGCAAAGCTCGAAGCGCTGGCATCTGATCTAGGTGATCGCGTTCACATCAAGGCAGCAAACCTGTCTGACCGCGAGAGCGTCGACGCGCTTGTACCGGCTGCTGAAGAAATGATGGGCGGCCTCGACATCCTCGTGAACAACGCAGGCATCACCCGCGACAACATCTTCATGCGCATGAAGGACGAAGAGTGGGATCAGGTTCTTGAAGTGAACCTTTCCGCGACTTTCCGCATCTGCCGCGCAGCAATCAAAGGAATGATGAAGCGTCGTCAGGGCCGCATTATCGGTATCACATCTGTTGTTGGCGTTACCGGCAACGCAGGTCAGGTGAACTACTCTGCAGCAAAAGCTGGCATGATCGGCATGTCCAAGTCTTTGGCGCAGGAAGTGGCTTCCCGTAAGATCACCGTAAACACAATTGCTCCAGGTTTCATCTCTACTGCGATGACCGACGAGCTGAACGAAAAGCAGCGCGAATCGATCCTGGGCAACGTTCCAGCGGGTCGTTTGGGCACTGCTGATGAAATCGCAGGTGCAGCTGTTTATCTCGCAAGTGATGAAGCAGCGTACGTTACCGGTCAGACACTGCACGTGAATGGCGGTATGGCGATGATTTAA
- a CDS encoding acyl carrier protein, translated as MSNVAEQVKKIVVEHLGVEADKVVESASFIDDLGADSLDTVELVMAFEEAFGVEIPDDAAETIQSVGDAVKFIESKQG; from the coding sequence ATGAGCAATGTTGCAGAACAGGTAAAGAAGATCGTTGTCGAGCACCTCGGCGTAGAGGCTGACAAGGTCGTCGAATCTGCAAGCTTCATCGACGATCTGGGCGCAGACAGCCTGGACACTGTTGAACTGGTAATGGCTTTCGAAGAAGCATTCGGTGTTGAAATTCCAGACGATGCTGCTGAAACCATTCAGTCTGTTGGCGATGCTGTAAAGTTCATCGAATCCAAGCAGGGCTAA
- the fabF gene encoding beta-ketoacyl-ACP synthase II encodes MRRVVITGIGMVSPLGNGAEVSWQRILEGKSGAGRIENFETEDLQTKIACQVPRGDGTDGTFNPDEFMAPKEQRKVDPFIVYAVAAADQAIEDADWKPETEEDKCRTGTLIGSGIGGLQGIADTALMMEQKGPRRVSPFFIPGRLINLASGYVSIKHGLKGPNHSVVTACSTGAHAIGDAARLVAFGDADVMVAGGAEGTVCRIGIAGFNACKALSTGYNDEPEKGSRPYDKDRDGFVMGEGAGIVVLEEYEHAKARGAKIYAEVVGYGLSGDAYHITAPASDGDGGYRCMEAALKRAEISLADIDYINAHGTSTPLGDEIELGAVERLAGEDAGSLTMSSTKSATGHLLGAAGAVEAIFTALAIRDQVAPPTINLDNPSVETKIDLVPNKAKKMEINYALSNSFGFGGTNASLVLKKVEA; translated from the coding sequence ATGCGTCGAGTCGTTATCACAGGCATTGGCATGGTCAGCCCGCTTGGCAACGGGGCTGAAGTTTCATGGCAGCGGATTCTTGAAGGTAAAAGCGGTGCAGGTCGCATCGAAAACTTCGAGACCGAAGATCTTCAAACCAAGATTGCTTGTCAGGTCCCGCGCGGTGATGGCACCGATGGCACATTCAATCCAGACGAATTCATGGCTCCGAAGGAGCAGCGCAAGGTAGACCCATTCATCGTCTACGCAGTTGCAGCTGCAGACCAGGCCATTGAAGATGCAGACTGGAAGCCTGAAACCGAAGAAGACAAGTGCCGCACTGGTACACTCATCGGTTCTGGTATTGGCGGCCTTCAGGGTATCGCTGACACAGCTCTTATGATGGAACAAAAAGGCCCGCGCCGCGTAAGCCCGTTCTTTATTCCAGGTCGTCTGATCAACCTGGCAAGCGGCTACGTTTCCATCAAACACGGCCTTAAAGGTCCAAACCACTCTGTTGTAACAGCTTGCTCCACCGGTGCTCACGCAATCGGTGACGCTGCACGCCTTGTTGCATTTGGTGACGCGGATGTGATGGTTGCAGGTGGTGCTGAAGGTACTGTTTGCCGCATCGGCATCGCAGGCTTCAACGCCTGTAAAGCTCTGTCCACCGGCTACAACGATGAGCCTGAAAAAGGTTCCCGTCCATACGACAAAGACCGTGACGGCTTTGTGATGGGTGAGGGTGCAGGTATCGTTGTTCTGGAAGAATACGAGCACGCAAAAGCACGTGGTGCAAAAATCTACGCTGAAGTTGTTGGCTACGGTCTGTCCGGCGATGCATACCACATCACTGCACCGGCATCTGACGGTGACGGCGGATATCGCTGCATGGAAGCTGCACTGAAGCGTGCAGAAATCTCCCTTGCTGATATCGATTACATCAACGCACACGGCACCTCTACCCCACTGGGTGATGAGATTGAGCTGGGTGCTGTTGAGCGTCTTGCAGGTGAAGATGCTGGTTCTCTGACCATGTCTTCCACCAAATCTGCAACTGGCCACCTGTTGGGTGCAGCAGGCGCAGTGGAAGCGATCTTCACCGCTTTGGCGATCCGTGATCAGGTTGCTCCACCAACCATCAACCTTGATAATCCATCAGTTGAAACTAAGATCGACTTGGTCCCTAATAAAGCCAAGAAGATGGAGATTAATTACGCTCTGTCTAACTCATTTGGCTTTGGCGGCACAAACGCGTCTCTGGTTCTCAAAAAAGTCGAAGCATAA
- the mltG gene encoding endolytic transglycosylase MltG: MAQSPEDNSNGPQDQSDLHIQPGGPSAPRSPSRAIQPEAAPPPPPRSRHARNPIVITINFLLSMAVLGIIVAGAALYWGKGEFDATGPLTEEKLFIVASGMSLPQIAGKLEDEGVITNSLVFEAGTRLFKNENKIKAGEYAFPAGISMKTVMEDLVGGRAVYHSVTFPEGWSSAQIINRLNANKILTGEISAIPAEGSLLPETYTFTRGTTKARIIEQMETSMDEHIARIWEKRSQGLPIDTPEELVILASIVEKETSKVDEHPRVASVFVNRLRKGMPLQSDPTILYGLFGGDAWTKDRSAITRSMLKEKNPYNTYQIKALPPGPIGNPSVAALEAVANPARTKDLYFVADGTGGHAFAETYKQHQRNVANWRKVEKEIRAKQAAEKKNN; the protein is encoded by the coding sequence ATGGCTCAATCGCCTGAAGACAACTCAAATGGGCCTCAGGATCAGTCTGATCTTCATATTCAGCCGGGTGGTCCGTCTGCACCGCGCAGTCCAAGTCGCGCCATTCAGCCGGAAGCTGCGCCACCACCTCCACCGCGCTCACGTCACGCGCGTAATCCTATCGTCATCACCATCAACTTCCTGCTTTCCATGGCAGTCCTCGGCATCATCGTTGCCGGTGCTGCGCTGTATTGGGGCAAGGGTGAGTTTGATGCCACCGGTCCGCTGACAGAAGAAAAACTCTTTATTGTCGCGAGCGGAATGAGCCTGCCACAGATTGCCGGCAAGCTGGAAGACGAAGGCGTCATCACCAATTCTCTCGTGTTTGAAGCAGGTACACGCCTGTTCAAGAACGAAAACAAGATCAAGGCAGGGGAATACGCATTCCCGGCAGGGATCTCCATGAAGACCGTCATGGAAGACCTTGTTGGTGGCCGTGCTGTGTACCATTCCGTGACGTTCCCGGAAGGCTGGAGCAGCGCTCAGATCATCAATCGCCTGAATGCCAACAAGATCCTGACCGGCGAAATCTCTGCAATCCCTGCAGAAGGTTCTCTGCTGCCGGAAACCTACACCTTCACACGCGGCACCACGAAGGCGCGTATCATCGAGCAGATGGAAACGTCCATGGACGAGCACATCGCCCGCATCTGGGAGAAGCGCTCTCAGGGTCTGCCGATCGATACACCGGAAGAACTCGTGATCCTCGCGTCCATCGTGGAGAAAGAAACCTCCAAGGTGGATGAGCACCCACGCGTTGCCTCTGTCTTCGTCAACCGTTTGCGCAAAGGCATGCCGCTGCAGTCTGACCCAACAATCCTTTATGGTTTGTTCGGTGGTGATGCATGGACAAAGGACCGCTCTGCGATCACCCGTTCCATGCTGAAGGAAAAGAACCCGTACAACACCTACCAGATCAAGGCATTGCCTCCGGGACCAATTGGCAACCCGAGTGTAGCTGCTCTGGAGGCGGTCGCGAACCCGGCCCGTACGAAGGATCTTTACTTCGTTGCTGACGGAACTGGGGGCCATGCATTCGCTGAAACCTACAAACAGCATCAGCGCAATGTTGCCAACTGGCGCAAGGTCGAAAAAGAGATCCGCGCAAAGCAGGCCGCAGAAAAGAAAAACAACTGA
- a CDS encoding YicC/YloC family endoribonuclease: MALASMTGFARVENSYEETRWVWELRSVNGKGFDARLRLPQGLDGVEAEVRKRLAAKLKRGNVSVGLQMQRSQSDTALVVNEEALEQVLKAISILRDRLPDAPEPTLDGILGYKGVLEFEEAEESEEEKNAQIAALLSSFDEALNELVDMRRSEGSAIATLLKGQIDTIDALTKQAETLPSRSPEAIRARLEAQVQELIEASSQLDPQRLHQEAAILATKADIREELDRLYAHVEAVGELLVKGGAIGRRLDFLAQEFNREANTLCSKSNSVELTAIGLELKTVIDQLREQTQNIE; the protein is encoded by the coding sequence ATGGCACTGGCTAGCATGACCGGCTTTGCCCGCGTGGAAAACAGCTACGAAGAGACACGGTGGGTGTGGGAGCTTCGTTCCGTCAATGGCAAAGGGTTTGATGCACGCCTGCGTCTGCCTCAGGGACTGGATGGCGTTGAGGCAGAAGTCCGCAAGCGCCTTGCTGCCAAACTGAAGCGCGGCAACGTCTCTGTTGGCCTGCAAATGCAGCGCTCCCAGTCTGACACCGCTCTGGTCGTCAATGAAGAAGCTCTGGAGCAGGTGCTCAAAGCCATTTCCATCCTGCGCGATCGCCTCCCGGATGCCCCGGAACCAACACTCGACGGTATCCTTGGTTATAAGGGCGTTCTGGAGTTTGAAGAGGCGGAAGAAAGCGAAGAAGAGAAAAACGCTCAGATCGCAGCGCTCCTGTCTTCCTTTGATGAAGCTCTGAATGAACTGGTGGATATGCGCCGCAGCGAAGGCAGTGCCATTGCAACGCTGCTGAAGGGCCAGATCGACACCATCGACGCGCTCACCAAGCAAGCTGAAACTCTGCCATCTCGCAGCCCGGAAGCCATCCGCGCCCGCCTTGAAGCGCAGGTTCAGGAACTGATTGAGGCAAGCAGCCAGCTGGATCCGCAGCGCCTCCATCAGGAAGCGGCAATCCTTGCCACAAAGGCAGACATCCGCGAGGAGCTGGACCGCCTCTACGCCCACGTAGAAGCCGTTGGCGAGCTGCTTGTAAAGGGTGGTGCAATCGGACGTCGCCTCGACTTCCTGGCGCAGGAATTTAACCGAGAAGCAAATACCCTCTGCTCAAAATCCAACAGTGTGGAACTGACCGCAATTGGACTGGAGCTGAAGACCGTGATCGACCAGCTTCGTGAGCAGACACAGAACATCGAATAA
- the gmk gene encoding guanylate kinase, with protein MTSENASGTTVSAQDIEDVRRGFMLVLAAPSGAGKGTIANRLLADDDKLALSVSATTRQRRAAEEHGVHYYFLETDEFERKIKANELLEWAKVHDNYYGTPREPVDASLNAGKDILFDIDIAGVRQLQDQAGEDVVAIFVLPPSIAEMHARLSGRGDDDDVAIKRRMKTAIDEVSGWQEFDYIIVNDDLDKAVETVQAIITTERLKRIRLPKLSGKMEGMIADLKTATAE; from the coding sequence ATGACCTCAGAAAACGCAAGCGGAACAACCGTATCAGCTCAAGACATCGAAGATGTGCGCCGCGGCTTCATGCTGGTGCTGGCAGCACCATCTGGCGCAGGCAAGGGCACCATCGCAAACCGCCTGCTGGCTGACGATGACAAGCTGGCCCTGTCCGTGTCTGCAACCACCCGTCAGCGCCGTGCAGCTGAAGAACACGGTGTTCACTACTACTTCCTCGAAACCGACGAGTTCGAGCGCAAGATCAAAGCCAATGAGCTGCTTGAGTGGGCCAAGGTACATGACAACTACTACGGCACCCCACGTGAGCCAGTAGACGCCAGCCTGAATGCAGGCAAGGATATCTTGTTTGACATCGATATCGCAGGCGTTCGCCAACTGCAGGATCAGGCTGGGGAAGACGTGGTCGCAATCTTCGTGCTGCCGCCGTCTATTGCCGAAATGCATGCCCGTCTATCTGGTCGTGGCGATGATGACGACGTTGCCATCAAGCGCCGTATGAAGACTGCCATTGATGAGGTTTCCGGCTGGCAGGAGTTCGATTACATCATCGTCAACGATGATCTGGACAAGGCCGTTGAAACAGTTCAGGCAATCATCACAACTGAGCGCCTGAAGCGGATCCGTTTGCCAAAACTCTCCGGTAAAATGGAAGGCATGATTGCCGATCTGAAGACTGCCACAGCGGAATAA
- a CDS encoding multicopper oxidase family protein, giving the protein MITRRQALKGALFGGAAVAGGLAGASSLWAVPKRHDMIARNIDHQLMTDAPATKRMFTFGDAMPPTLRVKQGQPFHSRLINKLEEPTTIHWHGMRLPNDMDGVAFLTQHYVYTDDHFDYRFTPHDAGTFWYHPHCNSLEQLSYGMTGLMIVEEDEDPGFDHDIPVNLRDFRLGSDGQFVKLFQPRKSARAGTFGTLRTSNWQSAPVMDVKAGSLVRLRLCVTDVTRIYKLSFPQGTDAKVIAMDGNPVEPFAVNKLALGPGQRADIAMRIPDGEGEQIELTNYSSSSPWSVLSLRAIGQSLNRDLREIKPLPGNPIPQPDLKNAEYIPLEFSATAEKRPANPICGSLGFSFWAVNKRAWQGAERGPLDPVDVLKRDKSYVFEFINRTPHTHPIHIHGMTFQLLKSNKRQLAPWWTDTALVLPDERVQVAVRPDYEGDWLMHCHIIEHQESGMTAFMRVE; this is encoded by the coding sequence ATGATCACACGACGTCAGGCGCTGAAAGGCGCCTTGTTTGGCGGTGCTGCCGTTGCCGGTGGCTTGGCAGGGGCGTCCAGTCTCTGGGCTGTACCAAAACGCCATGACATGATTGCCCGCAATATCGACCATCAGTTGATGACGGATGCACCTGCCACAAAGCGCATGTTCACCTTCGGCGATGCCATGCCGCCAACCCTGCGCGTAAAGCAGGGCCAACCGTTCCACAGTCGTCTCATCAACAAGCTGGAAGAACCAACCACTATCCACTGGCACGGCATGCGCCTGCCCAACGACATGGACGGTGTTGCCTTCCTGACCCAGCACTACGTCTACACCGACGACCACTTCGACTATCGCTTCACGCCGCATGATGCAGGAACCTTCTGGTATCACCCGCACTGCAACTCTCTGGAGCAGCTCTCTTACGGCATGACCGGCCTGATGATCGTGGAAGAAGACGAAGATCCGGGCTTCGATCACGACATCCCGGTGAACCTGCGTGATTTTCGCCTTGGCAGTGACGGCCAGTTCGTCAAACTGTTCCAGCCTCGAAAATCCGCGCGGGCAGGGACTTTTGGCACTTTGCGCACCTCCAACTGGCAATCTGCCCCTGTAATGGATGTTAAAGCTGGCTCTTTGGTCCGCCTGCGCCTGTGCGTGACCGATGTGACCCGCATCTACAAGCTGTCCTTCCCGCAAGGCACCGACGCCAAAGTCATCGCCATGGATGGCAATCCCGTAGAACCATTCGCAGTCAACAAGCTTGCACTGGGACCGGGCCAACGCGCCGATATCGCAATGCGCATTCCTGATGGGGAAGGCGAGCAGATTGAGCTCACCAACTATTCCTCATCCTCGCCGTGGTCAGTCTTGTCTCTGCGCGCCATTGGCCAGTCCCTGAATCGCGATCTACGCGAGATCAAGCCGCTGCCCGGCAACCCAATCCCTCAACCGGATCTGAAGAACGCGGAGTACATCCCGCTGGAGTTCTCAGCCACAGCCGAGAAGCGCCCCGCCAACCCAATCTGCGGCAGTCTCGGTTTCTCATTCTGGGCCGTGAATAAAAGAGCATGGCAAGGAGCTGAACGTGGGCCGCTGGACCCGGTGGACGTGCTGAAGCGCGACAAGTCCTACGTGTTCGAGTTCATCAACCGAACCCCGCACACGCACCCGATCCACATCCACGGCATGACGTTCCAGCTCCTCAAGAGCAACAAACGCCAACTCGCACCCTGGTGGACCGATACCGCACTCGTACTCCCCGACGAACGCGTCCAGGTCGCCGTTCGCCCCGACTACGAAGGCGACTGGCTCATGCACTGCCACATCATCGAACACCAGGAAAGCGGCATGACCGCCTTCATGCGCGTGGAATAA
- the rsmA gene encoding 16S rRNA (adenine(1518)-N(6)/adenine(1519)-N(6))-dimethyltransferase RsmA, which translates to MAQIDDLPPLREVIAEHGLDARKSLGQNFLLDLNLTSRIARSAGDLSDCTVVEVGPGPGGLTRALLAAGAKKVVAIEKDTRCLPALAQISEHYNGKLEVIEGDALKYNPAELADGPIKIIANLPYNVGTQLLLGWLTTEEWPPFWSSLTLMFQKEVAQRIVAQTGDKAYGRLGVLANWRCHTDILFDLNPKAFTPPPKVTSAVVQLHPREKPLGCPLKALERVTAHAFGQRRKMLRASLKGLKPDAEARIEAAGLKPTARAEEIDVTGFVALAHAFDKD; encoded by the coding sequence ATGGCACAAATTGATGATCTGCCACCTCTGCGTGAGGTGATTGCAGAGCATGGGCTCGATGCCCGCAAATCTCTTGGTCAGAACTTCCTTCTCGACCTTAATCTGACCTCGCGCATTGCCCGCAGCGCCGGAGACCTGAGTGACTGTACAGTCGTTGAAGTTGGTCCAGGTCCAGGTGGCCTCACCCGCGCACTTCTAGCAGCGGGTGCGAAGAAGGTTGTTGCGATTGAGAAGGACACGCGCTGCCTGCCTGCCCTTGCACAGATTTCGGAGCATTATAACGGCAAGCTGGAAGTGATTGAGGGTGATGCGCTCAAGTACAATCCAGCAGAGCTTGCAGATGGTCCTATCAAGATCATTGCGAACCTTCCTTACAACGTTGGCACCCAGCTGCTTCTGGGATGGCTGACAACGGAAGAGTGGCCGCCGTTCTGGAGCTCTTTGACGCTGATGTTCCAGAAGGAAGTTGCTCAGCGTATCGTAGCTCAGACTGGTGACAAAGCTTACGGACGTCTCGGCGTACTTGCCAACTGGCGGTGTCATACGGACATTCTGTTTGACCTGAACCCAAAGGCCTTCACACCTCCGCCGAAAGTGACTTCTGCCGTTGTGCAGCTACACCCACGTGAAAAGCCCCTGGGTTGCCCGCTGAAAGCGTTGGAGCGTGTGACCGCCCACGCCTTTGGCCAACGCCGCAAAATGCTCAGGGCCAGCTTAAAGGGCCTCAAACCGGATGCAGAAGCCCGGATTGAGGCAGCAGGCCTGAAACCAACAGCCCGTGCCGAGGAAATCGACGTGACCGGTTTCGTTGCTTTGGCTCATGCGTTTGATAAAGATTAG
- the pdxA gene encoding 4-hydroxythreonine-4-phosphate dehydrogenase PdxA, giving the protein MRRVKLALALTMGEPAGIGPDITLKTWKMRFERDVQPFYVLCDPELLKARAKHLGFKIPIKVVEPEAACDCFDEALPVVPLSGPVQVTPGAPSGTNAALVIESIETAVRHVKEGRASAVVTNPISKKILYDGGFHHPGHTEFLGDLAKTYWDKDVEPIMLLAGPELMAVPLTIHVPFVEVPKLVTKELIVDRCRAINKDMVERFGITSPRIAIAGLNPHAGEGGSMGTEEIETISPAIAQLRSEGIDARGPLPADTMFHSEALDTYDVAVAMYHDQALIPVKTLAFDEAVNVTLGLPYVRTSPDHGTAFSIAGTDKASPNSLMASLRLAAALAQPELV; this is encoded by the coding sequence ATGCGCAGAGTGAAATTGGCGCTCGCCCTGACAATGGGCGAGCCTGCAGGTATTGGCCCTGATATTACGCTGAAAACCTGGAAAATGCGCTTTGAACGGGATGTTCAGCCATTTTACGTTTTATGCGATCCTGAGCTTTTAAAAGCCCGCGCGAAGCATCTCGGTTTTAAAATTCCTATCAAGGTTGTTGAGCCAGAAGCTGCTTGTGACTGCTTTGATGAAGCGCTTCCAGTGGTTCCCCTCTCCGGCCCAGTCCAGGTTACCCCTGGAGCCCCTTCCGGCACAAACGCCGCGCTTGTGATCGAGTCCATTGAAACTGCGGTTCGTCATGTGAAAGAAGGACGCGCATCTGCGGTCGTCACAAACCCGATTTCCAAGAAGATTCTTTATGATGGTGGTTTTCACCACCCTGGACACACAGAGTTTCTTGGTGATCTGGCGAAAACCTATTGGGACAAGGACGTTGAGCCAATCATGTTGCTCGCCGGTCCTGAGTTAATGGCTGTGCCGCTGACCATTCATGTTCCCTTCGTTGAAGTCCCCAAGCTGGTGACAAAGGAACTGATCGTGGATCGATGCCGGGCTATCAACAAAGACATGGTTGAGCGATTTGGCATTACTTCACCACGTATTGCGATTGCAGGTCTGAACCCACACGCAGGCGAAGGCGGCTCTATGGGTACAGAAGAGATCGAGACGATTTCTCCGGCTATAGCCCAGCTGCGTAGTGAAGGTATTGATGCACGCGGTCCGTTGCCTGCTGACACCATGTTCCACAGTGAAGCCCTGGATACCTATGACGTGGCGGTGGCCATGTATCATGATCAGGCGCTTATCCCTGTTAAAACTCTTGCCTTTGATGAAGCTGTGAATGTGACGCTTGGCCTCCCTTATGTGCGCACATCACCAGATCACGGCACTGCATTTTCCATTGCAGGCACCGACAAGGCCTCTCCAAACAGTTTGATGGCTTCTCTGCGCCTTGCAGCAGCCCTCGCACAACCTGAGCTCGTTTAA
- a CDS encoding SurA N-terminal domain-containing protein gives MKLTRFCASLVVAASMLAPIGPMLTSAEAASKIVAVVNGRPITSYELQQRSKLITLTTRAPSSVAKRKAKDELIDEALKLEEAKRVGVSISDSKVDDAFATIAQRVKLSPSQFKQALSQSGVNPRTLKNRLRAEISWSEVVMQRFRATVRINESDVIAALQGKESKDDSGDTSVEYDLQRIIFVVPKNSSKSFKNKRVAEMKKLRARFTSCEEGTRIASGLNEVVVRPIGKRLETDLPAAFVQKLNKISIGRVTAPTPVDSGFEMIALCGKETIDSDATARSTIEGELRNKKGQQLSRRYLRDLRSNAVIEQR, from the coding sequence ATGAAACTTACTCGCTTCTGTGCTTCGCTTGTTGTGGCTGCCAGTATGTTGGCTCCAATTGGGCCAATGCTGACTTCTGCGGAAGCTGCAAGTAAAATTGTTGCTGTAGTCAATGGCCGTCCGATTACGAGCTACGAGCTTCAACAGCGCTCCAAGCTGATTACACTGACCACACGTGCTCCTTCCAGTGTCGCAAAACGCAAAGCTAAAGATGAGCTGATTGACGAAGCTTTGAAGCTTGAAGAAGCAAAGCGTGTTGGCGTTTCTATTTCTGACAGCAAAGTTGATGACGCGTTTGCGACCATTGCTCAGCGCGTGAAGCTGTCCCCTTCGCAGTTCAAACAAGCCCTTTCTCAGAGTGGCGTAAATCCGCGTACTTTGAAGAACCGTTTGCGTGCAGAAATCTCATGGTCTGAAGTAGTAATGCAGCGTTTCCGCGCAACCGTCCGGATCAATGAATCAGATGTTATTGCAGCTCTTCAGGGCAAAGAAAGCAAAGATGACAGCGGTGACACCAGTGTCGAATATGACCTTCAGCGCATCATTTTTGTTGTCCCGAAGAATTCCAGCAAGTCCTTTAAAAACAAGCGCGTTGCTGAGATGAAGAAACTCAGAGCACGCTTTACCTCCTGTGAGGAAGGCACTCGTATTGCATCTGGTTTGAATGAAGTTGTTGTTCGCCCAATCGGCAAGCGCCTTGAAACAGACCTGCCAGCTGCATTCGTGCAAAAGCTGAATAAAATCTCCATTGGCCGCGTCACAGCGCCTACCCCAGTAGACTCCGGATTTGAGATGATTGCTCTTTGTGGTAAAGAGACAATCGACAGTGATGCGACTGCGCGAAGCACAATTGAGGGCGAGTTGCGGAATAAAAAAGGGCAACAGCTTTCTCGCCGTTACCTTCGTGACCTGCGCTCCAATGCTGTAATCGAGCAGCGCTGA